The genomic segment aaaaaaatttaaattttttaaaaacatccctgcagccgcgttcccaaacatgccTTACTAGAGCAGTTCGAAACTTTGGTAATAAGTGCTCCCTCTCCTTGACTTTAGAAAGGAAATGTGGGCACGTGACTGATCCCACCATGTTCGGCTCGAGAAGGGAGGACTGGCCGAAGAGAGGGTCAGCGCCCGTACTCGCCCCCTTGGTCCCTTCGGTTCTGTGGACAACACAACCAAACAGACCTACGCAAACCCTAACCACAAAAGTGAATGCAAGGACATAATGGTAAAATCAAAGGAACTAggaataaaacatttttaaggTTAAGTCAGATGATTGCCCAAACTGGAAAATAGTCAGATGTCCTTCCACTTAACCTTTAGACACGTATATCACTTGCCCTTCCTACTTTAACATTTATTCCTCAAATACCCCAactctccttttattttcatcaagtACATTTACTTTCTCCAATCTGGTTGTCCACCGTCTATGATAATGACCATTCactgattgaatttttttatatttatattatgtttattatttatgggataaaaaatctaaatatttataaattatttatcggattttatttattaattaataaaaaataaaatagtaaatatatatttgaaatatgtatatgtatattaaataaaaaattatatatatatatatatttgtgttttatgttaatattaaagtaGGTATATATTATactgaattagaaaaaatctaatactcttgaaatatatttatataatataaatatatatttcaagtaaGATTCGGtcgagtttcaaattaaatttgacaatatttatatttgattcatTATCCATctagtacaaaaaaaaactcatccatAAAGcagattttgattaaatttccATCACTACATCTAATCCCCTACTTGTTTGGAAATGtgattgtagttgttttttaaagtgtttttcatttagaaatgtatcaaaataatattttattattttttaaaaaaaattattttgaaatcagcgtatcaaaataatctaaaaacatcaaaaaaatattaatttaaaataaaaaaataaataatatttaatttaaaaaaaacacttttaaaatacaaaaaataaacatggctTTACATCTTACACCACCAAATTTAAAGCCCTTGTAGCTAGGCAGGTACAATACACAAATTTGTAGCTCGTTGAGCAGCAATGTAGTATTAGCGTACATTGTAAGCAACCCagcaattgattttgatttttaagaacTTTATACGGTATCATTATCATTCTCATTTAGCCATCCTTTTatatgtacacacacacactattaTTCTTGCTAGTGTTAATTTCTAGTAAAAACAGTATTAACAGAAGAGTAATTTTGGTGTAAACAGAGGTGAATATGTTGAGAGAGggcttactttttattttgttaattaaggGTGTTAGTGAGATTCCAAACAAATTAAGCTGAACATAGCTTAAATACTGTGTTTACGGGGTCTAAGAATGTGTTTTTTAGCGTGATCCACCGAGTTAATAAATAAAGCCTAAATACCAATAAAGAGATTGGTGCTGGTGCTTGACGAGAGAgcgagtgtgtgtgtgtgtgtataaaaagggccataaaaaaaagaagaagaatacttTTTATGTGTGGAGACTTGTTGGGATTTGTTGAGtgctaaaattaaagaaaggtttttcttgaagagagagagagggagaagaTATGGGGAGAGGTAGGGTTGAGTTGAAGAGAATTGAGAACAAGATCAACAGGCAAGTAACATTTGCAAAGAGAAGGAATGGACTTTTGAAGAAAGCCTATGAGCTTTCCGTTCTTTGTGATGCAGAGGTTGCTCTCATCATCTTCTCCAATAGAGGAAAGCTGTACGAGTTTTGCAGTAGTTCAAGGTATCACCAAAACAAACCAATTTTTGTACCCTTCAAACAcacacaggaaaaaaaaaaacacaaaagcttCTCTCTTTTAACTCTCTCAGCTTCCTTCACTCCTTCTCTCTCTTAGCTAGCTAGATTCGCTCAATTTttctgaccttttttttttgtttcttgttttgagACCTGTCTTTAGATTTTCGGAGCACGGTAAGttgattttttctgttttcagtGTTGGGTTTTTTAAGCATTTGTTCTGAGaattgaagagagagagggaaataAAAGttggtttctttttgtttccgTTTCTGTGAATGTCTCGGCGTTTATAGCAGGTAGAGTGTGTTCGTGTTGGTATTGATGCTAGATCTGCAACTGGAAAACcacaaaaaagagagataaacGTTATAATATCTACTGTTATATTGACTCAAACTCTATACAGTTTTTCTTAGCTCCCATAGTCTTTTGCCCTTTCTCCGTCTCTTTTCCTTTTACGTTTACTATCTGAATTTTCCATTTCTgtgttcatttttcttcttgaaaagaaaaaaaaaatctgatgatCTGTTGCTCTTCCAACAGTTCGAGAGACCCATCAAGCTATGCGATGTATATGGAGTTTTCTTCATGATCATAGAAGCTAAAAATGTTCTTTTCTGATCTCGCATAGTCCTAAttcatcttttgttttctttatcattcttttcctttcattttctcttcAGTATCCAACATAGCATGGTTGTTACATAAGATCAAAAAcaatcttctcttctttctccctctttAATCTTTGAAAGTGCTGCCCTTTTTTATTCAACCATTTTGAGGTTAATAAGGTCTTAGATTGTTCAATTCAAAACTCCAATCAACTTGATTTCGTTAAACAAGTTAGAGTTTCTGGGAATTGTTGAAGTTTTGTTTGGAGAAAGTTTGCAATTTAGTTGATCTTgcctatctctctctctctctctctctgatcaTTTGCGATCTATGAAGCTTAGGGTTTTCCTTTAATTTACCTTTATATTTGCCAGTCCATGTCTTCATTGATTTTCTGTTTAAcacattttcaattttgtagGCTTTTTCCCAACTACCTCACAGAGTTTTCAGAGttaattttaagaagaaaaaaataaaaacacaatcttttgttattattaaatttaattacatgatgGAAAAGACAAGTTCGTAATAATTCATGCTCACTACCCTCATACTTTTTGCTGCAAATGTTTTCTATCAATCAATAAGAATGGGACATTACGACtgctgttttttcttctctctcccttCAGATCAGTCCTTTCACATAGGAGCTTCCATTCATTCCATTGGATCTTCAACTCTCTCTTTTCTGTTTCGGTGGAGAGAGGATATTTCCAATCACATGAACTGATAGAGACATCTAGGGTTTTGATCTTTGCCAAGGATAAATAGGGTTTCAATATCTACAGATCAGTAGTCCTCTCACTCTTTTCAGTATACTGAATTGTTCTCTTTCATTCAAATCAGAGGTTATCTTAATAGTGGTGTGCTCTCGAAGTCTGTAATTGAGTCTGTGTCTTTGGAGTGATCAATATGTCTAATATCCACAGGATGTTTTGACTCCTCCTAATTAGAGGTTCCTTTTCTCTAGTACAATTATCAATGCCCTTAAATTCTAGTCCAACATTACATTCTGTGTTCTTAATTATCTTATGGTTTTGCTTGTACAATTGACTATTTTTATGTctagaaatttttaattaactaatttGTTAAAGTAGGGTTAATTACATTTCTTCTATTGAATTAATGGaattttttccttgaattaTTGCTGATCTTGtcaagaaaattttcaaaaaatacttcaaacaaaacctcttaattaatttgttccCATCTCTTTCAGcttagaattaattaaagagcctttttttttcttttgggacagaaaaaaaatatagaattgcAATGACAACTGCTAAACTttgggggtgggggggggggagggggtGTGGAGGtctttttaaaacttcattgcTCAAGTTAATCATCATCATTTGTCACCAAATATTTGTTAGAAAATTGGCTTCCCAATTTCGCATGCCATCAACACTATGACCATACCTCTCCACAGcccaatttatttataaatcatcCTGAAACATCACCATATTGTTTCTTAATTATGAAGAGGGTGTGCTATCCGTATGCTTCTGGTTGGCCTTAATAACCAGAGAAAATGAGCAGCAAAAGATTGTTTCATATTTAAGGACTCGAACTGATGGAGTGTATACAACAAagatttggaaaagaaaactCTTTAAATAGAGAAATGTAATCAATTTATAATTGGTAACTTTCAATGATTAGTTTAAGATCTTTACAAACTACCTATTCACATGTACTaagtttaaactttttttaaaaaaaatgcattagaGAAATATTAGTCAATTTTATGTTCATTCACTCGACTTTAGCATATTTCTATTGAAATACCATGTCATAACTACACTACAGAACGGCTCTCTCCCCTTGTGAATTGTTAGCTATTGCAATCCaatctcaaaataaatttgttgggttaatgataaaataaaatgtaagaaAATTTCACAAGAAACTAACACTATCTGAAAAGGAATATTATGCTCAAAATAGATCCTTGCTATATATATTGTCCTCGTACATGTCTCTATTTGTTGTTACAATCTTTGCATCAATCTTGATGGTtagattttaagatttaaaatttactGATTTTTGCTATTGTTGTTCAGCATGCTCAAAACTCTTGAGAGGTACCAGAAGTGCAATTATGGAGCACCAGAGCCAAATGTGTCTGCAAGGGAGGCCCTGGTACGCAAATTTACCCTTTTCCTATATCCTTTGAATTTCCCTCTTTCTTCTGGTCCTTTATTTAATCTTCCAAAGTAAGAATTTCTAGTAAGTTATATAGAAACAAACAGGTTTTCGTGGCAATAAATATCACAACAAAGAATAAAAGTCCAGAAATCATCACAGAAGATAGATATATGATGCCCCCCTGAGATGTAATTCAAAACCAGAAtgtttgaggattttttttttgtgatgattCTAgccaatatttaatttatctagtaatcattattatttcAGTCAGCTAGATTCTGTGGAAATAAGTTTGCTTTCTTACAATGTAGAACCAAGCTAATAGCATTCTTAAAAGACACATAACAGttgtattttagtttttgcAATCTGTTGCCGcagctttccttttcttgtatTGTTCTTCTTCAAGCTGACCTTTCTTGGTGCTATTAGATAATAGGAAAAATGCTCTCCTGGGCCGgcatatataaaaacaactttagaAAAGAACGCCTGCCTGCTGTCTGGTtgatatattgaaaattaagacTGCAGCGAGATTCTGTGCAGTAACAAGAAGCAAGTGCTATACGCAAGCGTAACGAACAATAATTTGCtggtgaaatttttttcaagtaaaacaatTAGCAATGGTCTTTATAACATACGTACAATACCATGTCCTTAGAGCACTTTCTCGTAGTTCCGATCAAGGTCATCTTTGTAATTGAGGGAATGTAAACAACTTACTTTTTGGTAGCTGGAAAATGCcccttttctttatataattgaagaaaatgagtctattttttttaaaaaaaatgatcggctttattcataaaaaaataacagtttgTCGTCATTAAGAGAATGAAGAACAAAATTGCAGAAAAAAACAGCAGCTAAAAATCTCTAACTACATttatcaactatatatatatatatatatattattttcaggaAGCAActcaattattatattaatttggagCTTTGATAATATTCAACATTATCAATTATGATAAGATATTATGGCTACTGCCTCGTCAAGGCTTACTGATAGTCCAGTGCACTTGCATATATGCACTGCAAATCTTATCAACATAATTTTTAGGTGTTAATTTTGAATCATTCATGTTCAAATGGATTTTACTGCTTTGGCTGTAGGAACTGAGTAGTCAGCAGGAATATCTGAAGCTTAAAGCACGTTATGAAGCCCTGCAAAGAACCCAAAGGTGAGAATGCCTTAAGCAGCGATGTTTAAAACGTAGTCTTTCAAGGGTGATCCTCATTAGAAAGTGTCATTATCtacattcaaaaataatattgaaatctGACCTTTGATATCACCAAATATTTCATTGCCATCGAACTACAGGAATCTTTTGGGAGAAGAACTTGGCCCTCTAAGCAGCAAAGAGCTAGAATCACTTGAAAGGCAGCTTGATATGTCATTGAAGCAGATCAGATCAACAAGGGTATTTTGAAGATAGAAGGATTggatatatattatcaaattgaCTATACTTAGCATTCTGATTAATAAGTAAAATTCTGAAAATATAGAACAGAGTCAATCACAGTTAAAACTTCTCTTGGATGTTAAATTTGACTTGACTGCACACAAATAAGTACTTTATATATGTAACAAAGCACTTGACACCCAGCAGTACATATCTCAACTTCATAATTCCTCTTATTGTTCTACAGACCCAATACATGCTAGATCAGCTCAATGACCTACAGCATAAGGTATGGAAACTTCTGAAGCTTCCTTGTTGTCTATTGATTTCCTTTTCCTAGCACTCTCTATTTAACTCCAAACATTACATGCAGGAGCACATGCTGACTGCAGCTAATAAGTCCCTGAAAGAAAGGGTATGTTACTTTTCCATTTAGGTGGAAGCAAGTTAGTTCAGAAACAAGAACCCCTAAAATTATTTCCAGTCAGAAGTTTCTGTTAAGTAGAAATCGAAATCACTGCTAAGCATTAAGTTCCTTTCCACAGATTGAATATTGGCGGGAGAGATCACTAGCTAGTGGTGGTTTTGAAAcactcaacaaaaaaataaacaatctg from the Populus nigra chromosome 1, ddPopNigr1.1, whole genome shotgun sequence genome contains:
- the LOC133685052 gene encoding agamous-like MADS-box protein MADS4, which codes for MGRGRVELKRIENKINRQVTFAKRRNGLLKKAYELSVLCDAEVALIIFSNRGKLYEFCSSSSMLKTLERYQKCNYGAPEPNVSAREALELSSQQEYLKLKARYEALQRTQRNLLGEELGPLSSKELESLERQLDMSLKQIRSTRTQYMLDQLNDLQHKEHMLTAANKSLKERLMEGYQLNSLQLNPSAEDVEYARQQAQPQGDGFFHALECEPTLQIGYQPENITMVTAGPSMTTYMPGWLA